The window ACCTGAGCTTCGCCCTCGCCCTCCACGTCCACGGCAATCGCCACAAACGGCGCATCATCGACCTTGATGCCCACTTTCTCGACAGGAGTAATCAGGAAATAATCATCGCCATCGCGGCGAATGATGGTGGAGAACAGCTTGACCATCGGCTTGCGTCCGATTGGCGTCCCCAGATAAAACCAGGTGCCGTCACGGGCGATGCGCATGTCGATGTCGCCACAGAAGTCAGGGTTCCACAGGTGGACCGGCGGCAAGCCTTTGGTTTTGGGGATTTGCCCCAACAAGTCGTTGGCTTTTTGCGGGCCACTCATGGCGTTCTCCTTGGATTACTGGTCGCTGAGCCCGATCAGGCTGCGCGCGTATTGCTCCAGCGGCGGGCCAATCAGGTCTTGTGGCTTGTTGTCGTGGAACGTCAGTAAACCGCCACGACTCTTGATACGTGCAGTATCAATCAAATACTGGGTGCTGGTCTCGATCAACATGATCTGAATCACGCCGCTGTCGATGCCGAGGCGATCGACGTATTCCTGATCGAGCCATTCGTCCGAGTTACCGATACGGTCATCTGCCTTGGCGAATCGCGTGTAAAGCAGGTAATGGGCACCGGCAGCGCGGGCTTCACCCATGGCTTGGTCGAGGCCCTCGGGGGTGCGGGCGCGGCGGACCATCGGGAAATATTCGATAAAGCCATTGAAGGCTTCTTCAGCGACCACGTTCGGTCGCGGATAGGCACTGCCCGGCGGCGCGAAGGCACCTTGGGCGATGTAGATGAACGAGTCCGGCTGGATGCGCAGGTTATTCGCCCGACGACTGTCGCTGTGATCCAGCAGCCCTGCATCGCTCATGTGGTAGCGAGCTCCTTCAGCCATATCGCTGACATTCATGCAGCCACCAAGCGCCAAAACGGCCAGCAGCAAAACCAGGCTACGCATCCTACCCTCCAGAGGCCGGTGACGGAAAACCGGCGAATGGCCATGGGATGCAGCTTCCGCGCCAGCTCGGCCTTCCAGACCTTTCAGATGGATTATGCGGACTTGTGGCGAGGGAGCTTGCTCCCGTCCGGCTGCGCAGCAGTCGCAATTACTCAGGACTGCGGTGCCTTTGATAATTCGGGGCCGCTTCGCACCCCAGCGGGAGCAAGCTCCCTCGCCACAGGCCCGATCAGCCGCCAATAATCTTCATGACAGTCGCACCACCGGAGAACGCCACTTCCTGCTTGTCGCCCAAGGCTTTCACCAAGAGTCGCTGCAACGCCGGCAATGCCTGATGGCGCGGTTTGTCCAACAGATCGCCGACATAGTGGCGATTGCTCGATGATAAACAGCCATGCAACCAGCCGGTGGATGACAGGCGCAGACGCGAGCAGGTCCGGCAGAAGGGAACGCTTTCATTGGCAATCACACCAAAATGCCCCATCCCCGGGATTGCGTAGCGCACAGCTGTGGCGTCTACGGGCGCATCAGCTTGCAGGTATTCGTAGCGCTCGCCGATCAGACTCAACAACTGCTGAAGACTGACGAACTGCTGCAGGAAGGCGTTGTTGTCACTGGCCAGGTGGCCCATGCGCATCAGCTCGATGAAACGCAGCTCATAGCCACGCTCAAGGCAGTAATCGAGCAACGGCATCACCTGGTCAAGGTTCTGCCCGCGCAGAGGCACCATGTTGACCTTGATTTTCAGGCCGGCAGCCTTGGCCTGGTCCATACCGTCGAGCACGGTCGCCAGATCGCCGCCACGGGCAATGCTGCGGAACGCGCCGGCGTCCAGGGTATCGAGGGAAACGTTGATGCGACGGATGCCGGCGTCCACCAGCAACGGCAGCTTTTTCGCCAGCAGCTGGCCATTGGTGGTCAGGCTGATGTCTTCCAGGCCCATCTTGCCGACGGCGGTCATGAAGGCTTCGAGTTTAGGACTGACCAGCGGCTCACCACCGGTGATGCGCAAGCGCTCGATGCCCGCCGCTTCGATCAGATACGCCACGCCGCGCGCCATGGCCTCGGCCGACAATTCATCCTGCGCAGCCACCAGCCGCTTGCCGTTGGGCACGCAATAGGTACACGCGTAATTGCAGGCTGAAGTCAGACTGATCCGCAAATTGCGAAAACGCCTGCCTTGACGATCAACGATCATGGAGCACTCCGGCGAAAGGAATTCGAACCCGTAAAACTTGACTCACAAATCAAGTTTTAGCAAGTCCCATGCCTGAGTATATTCCTGAGGTACTGCGCCATATAGCGAAATCATGGCGCAATAAGGCAACTGAATGGTTCAGCTGCTCGGGGTGTCGGTATCGCGCTTGCGCTTGTTGCCCATGCGCACGCCGATATCCATCAGGAACTGGAAGAAACCTTCCTGATCTTCCAGCACATTGCTCCAGAACGGCGAGTGATACAGCGCCACGGCACCATGCACCAGCGCCCAGGACGCGCAGTAATGGAAGTAAGGCGGTACGTCTTCGAGCTTGCCTTCGCTGATCCGGCCTTTGATCAGCAGGGTCAGGCGTTCGAAATTGGAGGCGCGGATCTTGTGCAGTTCCTCGACCATTTCCGGCACCTGATTGCCTTTGACCACCTTCTCTTCCAGGCGATCGAACAACCGATAGCGCTGCGGATCGCGCATGCGGAATTCGAAGTAGGCCCGGGACAGCGCTTCCTTGTCCTTGTCCACATCCGCAGAATGCAACAGCTCGTTCAGATCACGCTCGTAGTCGAGCATCAGGCGCAGATAGATCTCCGCCTTGGATTTGAAATGCTTGTAGATCGTGCCTTTGCCGATACCGACGGCATCAGCAATCATCTCGACGGTGACACTGTCTTCACCTTGGTCGAGGAACAGCTTGAGCGCGGTATCGAGAATTTCTTGCTCGCGGCGACGAAACTCACGGACCTTACGAGGTTCTTTATGCATAAGAAAAGGTCTGTTGGGGTCAAAATTCGAAGCCGCGTATTATGCCTAACTTACGCAAAAATGCACGGATCATCCGACCATATCTGTGTTTCTTGATGATTTCACACAGGGCCGCCCTTTGATGAGAACTCTTCCGAAGCGCCCGTATTCCAAAATTGTTTAAAAACCGGGGCCGGTAAACTGGACTCGGCGCAATACTGATCAATACTTGAACTGTCGGCGGGACATCTCCCCCAAGTGTCGCGTCGATATAGGTACCAACGGACCGCGTGCCTTTGTTTTACTCCTAATGGTCTTAACCCGGATTCACCCCCCAGAACCCGGGTTTTTTTTGCCTGCGATTCAGCCTTTCACATGCGCCAGCGGGAACAGCCGCTTGAAGTTTTCAGTGGTCTGCTCGGCAAATCGCTCATAGGACTCACCCCGCAACATTGCCAGAAATTCCGCAACCTCGCGTACGTACTGCGGCAGGTTGGGTTTGCCGCGATAAGGGATCGGCGCGAGATACGGCGAGTCGGTTTCCACCAGCAATCGATCAGCCGGCACTTTGCTGGCCACGTCACGCAACGCA is drawn from Pseudomonas sp. 31-12 and contains these coding sequences:
- a CDS encoding DUF1285 domain-containing protein, translating into MSGPQKANDLLGQIPKTKGLPPVHLWNPDFCGDIDMRIARDGTWFYLGTPIGRKPMVKLFSTIIRRDGDDYFLITPVEKVGIKVDDAPFVAIAVDVEGEGEAQVLRFTTNVDETADAGTEHPIRVVIDPVTQEPAPYVHVRTNLEALIHRNVFYQLVELAVTREIDGQRWLGVWSDGEFFPIGLEP
- a CDS encoding TetR/AcrR family transcriptional regulator, which encodes MHKEPRKVREFRRREQEILDTALKLFLDQGEDSVTVEMIADAVGIGKGTIYKHFKSKAEIYLRLMLDYERDLNELLHSADVDKDKEALSRAYFEFRMRDPQRYRLFDRLEEKVVKGNQVPEMVEELHKIRASNFERLTLLIKGRISEGKLEDVPPYFHYCASWALVHGAVALYHSPFWSNVLEDQEGFFQFLMDIGVRMGNKRKRDTDTPSS
- a CDS encoding DUF4823 domain-containing protein yields the protein MRSLVLLLAVLALGGCMNVSDMAEGARYHMSDAGLLDHSDSRRANNLRIQPDSFIYIAQGAFAPPGSAYPRPNVVAEEAFNGFIEYFPMVRRARTPEGLDQAMGEARAAGAHYLLYTRFAKADDRIGNSDEWLDQEYVDRLGIDSGVIQIMLIETSTQYLIDTARIKSRGGLLTFHDNKPQDLIGPPLEQYARSLIGLSDQ
- a CDS encoding GTP 3',8-cyclase MoaA, encoding MIVDRQGRRFRNLRISLTSACNYACTYCVPNGKRLVAAQDELSAEAMARGVAYLIEAAGIERLRITGGEPLVSPKLEAFMTAVGKMGLEDISLTTNGQLLAKKLPLLVDAGIRRINVSLDTLDAGAFRSIARGGDLATVLDGMDQAKAAGLKIKVNMVPLRGQNLDQVMPLLDYCLERGYELRFIELMRMGHLASDNNAFLQQFVSLQQLLSLIGERYEYLQADAPVDATAVRYAIPGMGHFGVIANESVPFCRTCSRLRLSSTGWLHGCLSSSNRHYVGDLLDKPRHQALPALQRLLVKALGDKQEVAFSGGATVMKIIGG